A window of the Labeo rohita strain BAU-BD-2019 chromosome 1, IGBB_LRoh.1.0, whole genome shotgun sequence genome harbors these coding sequences:
- the dleu7 gene encoding leukemia-associated protein 7 codes for MGLCSLTHQIDALNILNEMRAHATTSNRDGEDQRSGALPTGKEAVRPGDLMKEPRRLRTIAERARENCLTRLLEILTQLISIEEDFIKNPSYGKSSLKRKDSVDLKNICLRMAIAEGGSRSDRDLRELRDCLRLIVGNLLAYVREENNLSDVETTHKLRELSNSFPEI; via the exons ATGGGGCTCTGCTCTTTAACACATCAAATCGATGCTTTAAACATCCTTAATGAAATGCGAGCTCATGCGACGACCAGTAATAGAGATGGCGAGGACCAGCGTTCAGGTGCTTTACCAACCGGTAAAGAAGCTGTTCGCCCGGGCGATTTGATGAAGGAGCCCCGCAGGCTGAGAACGATTGCGGAGAGAGCCAGAGAGAACTGCCTAACGCGACTGCTGGAGATACTCACGCAACTCATATCTATAGAGgaagattttataaaaaatccGTCTTACGGAAAGAGTTCGCTCAAGCGCAAG GACAGTGTTGACTTGAAGAACATATGCTTGAGAATGGCTATTGCCGAAGGTGGTTCTCGCTCGGACAGAGACTTGAGGGAACTCCGAGACTGTCTTCGACTTATCGTGGGTAACCTACTTGCATACGTACGAGAGGAAAACAATCTCTCAGATGTCGAGACAACTCACAAACTGAGGGAGCTTTCAAACTCTTTCCCAGAAATCTGA